CAGCCCACCCAGGTTAATCATCTCCTCCTTGGTGCAATTGTGGTATCCACGCAGGTACCTAGGTAGCTCCTACAtggaggttaaaaaaaagaggtaatGTGTCGTGACAATTCTGCATGTGGAGAAAGAGTAAAAGCCAGCAGAATGAAGAGTGTGTTTCAATTGAATACCTGTGGGAAATGGAAAGTGATGTCTGCAACTAGGTCTTTCCCCGGGCTCACATTGAACCAGAGCTTCCTCTTAAAGATCACCAGGTAGGGCACATTGGCCTGGTTGCCTGGGAAACAAAGCCCAATTATAAATATGGAGAATTCCTAACTATCAAACGTGAAGTCGTCAGTATGAGGCATTACCTTCCTTcgctctttttcctttcttagGAACCTCTGAAGTCTGCcttaaactgtcaaaaaaatactTCTGCTCCTCCAAGCTTGTGACCTATAATTAACAACAGAATAACATCAGTATGTTGAACAGGGTAATAGTACAACCTTGGTTATTCCAGTCAGAATGTGTAAACAAAGATTTACGACCTCATTgtctcaatttttttaaatgatgtaaaaaaaaaagagtttttacACAGTCACATTATCCATATAAACCAAACCACACACATGTCCCCCTAAGCTATATAAGAATCAATATATCTAATTAAATCTTCATCTTTTCTGTCCCATTACAATGTAATAAATGGCTATGGAATATTACCAAACCCCACCTTGTTTGCGGTTTTTAGGTACAGGCCATATCCGTCAGCTGAGCTCAGTTTGAGCTTAGAGGCAATACTGCAGCACAGGTCTTTGATTGTGGTTGTCGATTTCACCTCCAATATCTGCACAAACAGCCACATCAGTTAGTATAGAAACTTTCACTGATATCTAAATTTAACATATCTgatatcttttgttttctcatgaAGCATGGATACCAATATTACCGAAATAACCAAGAACTGACAGAAATAAACGTAAGTTCCAACTTCCTTTCACTAATGAACAGTTCATATCAATGTCCCGATCAACTGATGAAGTGCGTGCTACTGGACAGCTCATCTCAGTGTTTGGAGTGTTGTGTCTTACATCACTTGTGTCATTTGGGAAGTGGACTTTATGGAAGATCTGGGTGCTGTTCTGTTGGATGGCGTCCACTTCTGCCAAATGGGAGGGAAGCGTCCTGGGCTTCTTACTGCGGGTACAAAGCACTCAGATAAATgtattgaacacacacacacaaaacatgcatagacagtatattttaaattaaccaTGCCACAATAACATATCTCAGTAATATTTTACTGATCCTGATTTGCTTATGTGGACTGATGATTTATATTACTTGTGAACTTATGAACTCATAAACTGACAGGAGTACATAAAGGATGTAGACAACACATTTCCATCTGCACACTCCCTTTTCAGTAAATCTCTTTGACCCAACCActttcttgtttatttctatGGAAGAAAACATTTTCCATAATGATTCATGTCATAGCAGTATAGGTGAAAAATTGCTCTAATTACTCTGCTTTGCAAGAATATATTAAAATGATATAAATTCAACAAtgactaaaatatatattttatgaaaaattACTGTCAGTTTATAAGCATCATTGTTACCTAATTACAACACCCTTTGCACAGGACGTTGTTCTCATCTTGTTACATGTGatctattatttttcatttctgtttcaaACTCCAGTCTGACCTGCGCATTGCATGCAGCCTTTGCAGGCAATCAGAAGCCAGCTGTTCTCTGCGCCGCGACTGCAGGAAGCTCAGAGTGTGTCTCATTAAATCCGGACTGGGCGGGAACAAGCCTGTACACAGCCACATGAGCTGCCACCCACGCTCCACACTCAACCTGATAGTTAGGGAGAGCAACAGcaagaaaaggggaaagaaatcATAGAGGATTGGATGTTTGCTCTTGATTACGTGTGAATGCTTTAACATACAGAAGTAAACACAGAAGGAgcacctgttgttgttgttggtcatCTGTCTCATAATTTGGCAGTAGATCTCGTCCTGCAGAGCCTCATGCTGGGTAGCTGGACCAAAGATCTGGTCAGTCAGCTCTAAAGGACTGCGAGCATGTTTGATGGGGTAGTCGCCCATGTACTTCAGGATAGGTAGCAGCCACGGTTAAGGATTTACATGGAAACAAATTAAACTAGACTAGGGTATATAtcacatacaataaaatatgattatttaaatattttattattatctgattttttttaatttaaaacccaatttttttcacatcatcTACATGTAGTGGAACTGGCCAAACGCCCTACAGAAAGCAACagaatacaatttttaaaatccCTTGAACCAGGTTTAAAATCTTGAGTTTTTAACACATTAAAGTATTTCAACACTCTCTAATGTTTCAGCTGTTCCTGAAACAGGGATGTGAGTGGAACGGCGTCCAAACCTTCCCATATCTGCAACAGGGCAGCAATAGTTTCAAGGATATCAGTGAAAGCGTTGCAGGACAGGTTGCTGAGGTCAGAGTTGCGGACCAGGTTCCTCATCAGCGGCTGTTTGAGAGGTTCTCTTGAACAAGCCCACAGCTTCTCCCTGCTGACCCCTTTGGACGCACCATGTCGACCAACAGGACCTGGAGTCCTGAGACAGGGAGGAAAGTGCGAGTACATCACTAAAACAATCCTGTTTGCTTCATCAGCTTTTTGGGTCTTTGCAATACTGAAAAAAGCCTAGCGTTCATTCAAACATGTAAACAAGTTGTTaagatgtttgacttttttgttacaaatatttgaaaaataccAATTTATAAAGGGATTCATATGATATCAATACCTGAAGTTCTCAAGTGCAAATTcttttaaagagacaggcgccaCTGTTTCGTTTCGTTGTGGGATGTTTTGTACTACTGAAAGCTTCCTTTGACCTGGGCTGATCAGTTCCTGATGGATCAGAAGCAATTCATTAGTTACACCACAAGGAGGCACTCATATAAATTGTCATACTCTTGGAAGCCTTTCTGCATACACACACCTTTAAGCTCACCTATACAAAATGTTCATGTCTGTACATGCCCAGTGCATGTAGACTTGACTTAAGTAAATTACTGCTTATGCACACTGTGTCTATTGTTGTACATTTGCCTCTTTAGTTTTTTACGCATTGTAATGTTATATAAATACTaacaaaaattgtatttatggaGTCAAAGGTTTCTACAGAGGGGATTTTGGATATATCATTTTATTACTCTGTAAATCAATACAAATACtgtcaacaacaaacaaaacaaataaatctattttaaatgttaaaggttTAACATGTAAATATCTGGCCATGGATGACCATAAGAATATAGATCAGAATAAAAACTGGAAAGTTTGGTGTATGTACAGCAAGTGAGGCAAAGTGTAGTAAAAGAAGCAGCTACATGTGtattttggtctttttcttACCACTAGTCTGAAAGAAGACGTGTTATGGaaacaaaaaagccacaaatCTCAAATTTGACCACTGCATGAATACACAGTGTTTTGGCTGCCGTGTCTGGCCTTAAGATTCTTTAAATTGACTTCtactcaaatgtcttttttgtataGAGTGTATGTTTAATCATGCTGAAACCTATTGATGCTgcattaaaaaatgacttaaaaataTGACATGTAAAGGTCACTTTACCAGCAAATCGCTAGTGGGCTTCTCTAGAGTTGGCAGAAACTGCACTATATTCCTGTGGACCACACCGGTGGCACTGGTCTGACTGTTGGTTGCTTTGATCAAGTTCTTATCAGAAGAActttcttcatctttctctATCAACAGCAGGTCCCCTCGTTTACAAACCAAGAATGTGGGGTCATCTGTAGAAGAGAGGCATACgtcatttgtgcatgtatggGATTAAATAGTCTTTATAATTGTGTTTGAGCGCTACTATTATACTGTCCACATTGGAGACCCTTACCTGGTTCACTGGCATCATGCTGAGCCAGTGCATACACTGAGCGCTGTCTCAGCCCTTCCAGGTTTTTCTCTATAACTGCAGCCATGTCCACAGCTTCCTCAGACATCAGCACAAACTCTCCTTTGACTGTGGCCAAGCTTACTGACTGAGCACTGAAATGGCTATCACTAGACATGTcacaaaaatctgttttatttgtttgatactTTTTGAAACTcagttaaaatgttttgcaagggagaaaaataaaacaaatgatcatattggaagaaataaaaaatgttgtcctTACCTGATCATGCGCATGTCCTTAACCTCTAGGTAGGAAAGCTCAAGGAGTCTCTTGTCTCTTCCATCCATAAAGACGATGCCATTCCAGTTTACAGCCACAACAAACCTGCTTTTAGGCAAAGGAGGTCCTGTGGGCAGATTTGTTAAAGCAAATGTTCCAGAAGCAGGATTGTAAGTCTTTGTCAAATTGCAACTGGTAATTAAAGTCCAGTGGAGATGCTCAGCAATATAGAGGAAAATTATGAATGAGTAATATACAAGGGTATAGAAAAGTGTGTGACATTATTCATATTTCACAGAGTAATTACATTAAATGGTGACTGTCATCTGCAACAAGACCAGTTACAATCGGAACATGTTATTTCCCGAACAATATATCCAAAGGCACTAATAATGATATCTTGATCTCCCTGGGTGTTGTAATATTGCATGAttaataatgtgtgtaatattaGTTGTATGCTGACTAACCTGACATCATTGTAGCTTCATAAAACTTAGAGAAGTGCAGAGGCCACATGTGTTGGGCGCTGTTGACCAGTTCTCCTTTTACGCTGTCTGTTTTCTGCTTTCCATTGACATAGGGCCCCTGTAGGATCAAGACGTAAAATTTATCCTGAGGTGACTCATCTTTATTGTGCCCATGTGATAaggaaataaaactcaaaataaataaaactggggggaaaaaatcataTAGAACACTGCACATGGCATACACTCATTTGTTTCAGGCTCCACTACAgaatcttcttttttccttttgtttgactGCATGCACTTTACCTTTAAGTGTGCTTCACTGATGAGTTGAATCCACGTTGTCATAGATTTGTTCTCAATAAGTGTGGTGGCAATGCACTCCTCAACCACGGTTTGGACATTGTCTTTGTTGTATGCAGAGCCAAACTGGATGTAATAGTGCTTTGCTGCCAACTGGACGTAATCATCCTCCTGagaaatcaatacatttttattggaTAAAGTTTACACAAGTGgttattttagttgttgttgcttgttttgtatTGCACATTAATGTCATTTAACATGCTGCAGCAATAGGAAAGGTGTATCAtcaatacatatataatatatacatatatatcaatCTTTACTATAAGAAAGTTGTAATAGATCTCAACTCTGGTCTCTTTAAGATTCTAAATATCATTGGTATTTATTGTTGATGTATGTTAACGTTGGCAATATGGTGAATGTAACACTTTATAAAACTgtactgtttttctgtttttttaccattttctgcaGTGGAAATGTTCCGCAAACACACAACTCACATATTATCACCatgttagcaaatgttagcacgTTGCTTATGTACACATCTAGCATATAGGTCTAGTATTCCCTTTCCAtctagctctgttttggtctccaccaactcctgagggaagtATTTggttctttagctgctaaatgctctacTATGTTCACCAACTAGTTGCTTACTCTGTCTGCCGTTTGGTGCCGTTACTGCCGAAAACAGCACTGtcagagtgaaccaaaacagtgaaGTTGTGAGATGTAAATCCAAATTAATGAGCTGAAAGACgctaaaacaaatattaaacacaGCAACTTTATgtttcaaaatgcaaaactcACTACACATGAGCTGCTCTTCAAATTAGAAGACAGTTTTGATGGCTTTAACCAATCTAGTCAACAAGAGCCAAGACCATATCTAGAGGGATGCTAACCTCAATATCGTTATTTGCTTCTAGTGTGACATCACATCAAGGGGTAATTGTAATTAGCCTGTTAAAGTACTTCAACATCACCATATAAAAAAGGTTGGAGTGTGGGGGACtaaagagaacatttttttcttttttcaatattaaattaacATCTATGACACAAAAAATCCACCTGCAACAGACAAACATTGTCACATTTGTCTCTTAGCTTCACATCAGGAATAAATTAATAATGcatatgtaaaattaaacaaaatcctCTTACTCCCGAGCCTCACCTTGTCACTGATGTACTCTCCAGACTTGATTCCCTTGATGACCTGTCTGTAGATTAGATCCGTGCTGATTGGGTCAACTGAGCAGTCGTGCCAGGGTGTGAACAATTCCTTGCGGATGGAGAGCTGCCAGGGGGCATCCTTATCCTCTTTGCCCTGCCTCCTCATCTCCTGCTCGCACTGGGACACTGCGTCCAACACGTGCTTCCCACAGCTGCCCAGAGACCACATCTGGAGACAAAAGACCAACAAAGTTCGAGGCAGTATGGTTCCTGTACAATCTTTGTACTGGAATTCAGCACTGATTAAACATTCAGAAACTTGATTGACAGTATATGGTGGGTAATACAAtagataagataagacaagAGACAAGGAAGTAAAGCAAACCTTTTCATAGAGACTGATGTACAGGGAGAATCCATATATGTCTCGAAGATCAATCTTGTCAGCAACAGCTTGACAGACTTCAGCAGAGGTGGAGGCCGAGTCCAGATGTACACTGATATCGCGGCCGTCCAGTAGAGTCACAGACACATTTATGGGCTCCTTAGATTTGGCAGCCTGTCAGTAGTTAGATGAGACGGATTGAAATTCAAAAGGATTATCCTATAATTTGGAAATTTCATAGGCGATTGATGCAAGGCATGCTGCTCTTTTGTTTCCGACATTAAACCTtgccaagaaaaaaaaggtcatcaCAACTACTCAACAAAAATGGGATTCAGTGTTTCTACCTGTTGCTCGAGCCAACAGGGcaactcttttctttctccgtTGGCTATTGTGCGACACAGGCGCTCAGCACAGTATTCTCCGTAACCACTTCGTTCCCTGCGGATAAAATTCTCCAAGTACTGTGGAACAGAGTAGAATAGAACACGGTGAATGAAAATTATAGCAAAGTAAACTATCTGAGCAGAACCAGGACATTTGACTGTTGCATTAACCATACATAAATTTCAGGTTGCAGAGGTAAAgctgtttttgtactttttcggtGCACAGAGTATCACTTTGTCTTTATTCACTTTACTTAAGAAACTGTTTACACCTCTGCATATATATCGTAATTGTTTGCAATACTGACAACCTAAATTCACTATAtcattatatttctttatttttgtctaaGATTTAGATGTGGCTTAACTCCACACTGCCCAAGGCCTAAGATTTTAATTTCCAACCCCTACTTCTGTTATTGTGGTGCACATGAGCAACAACAAACCTTGAAccattattgcaatattcaagTTTAGCTTTTATAACGTTTTTATGTCAGGATAGTAATGATTTAACTCTTTATCTGCATTTTACGATGTTTATCTAGTGTTTTTGATCTTATCTTACTACTTTGATTGTATCAACACAgtgcatatatatacagtatatacatgcATTCTTATTTAAAGTGACACAATGCAATAAActgtaaaaggtaaaaagaaaaaagtgagaaatataCGTTCTTGTATTGCAAAAAATTATTGTcaacttaaaatgaaatattacaaGCTGCTGCATTACTGATTGACTTGCCGCAGACTGACCTTCATGAAAAAGTCTGTTGGGGGAAAGATCccgagacagatggagagaaggatcCAGCCTTGCATACGGCTCCTCCTTTTCTTGTTGTTCACCAGCTGCTTACAGATCTGGCAGTAAATCTCATCCCTGCACAGGCAAcgaaacatgaaaaaaacaatgataaacaaGGCAGATGAGAACTGAACAATTGTTGTAACAAGGTTCAAGGGAACCTCTAGGAGTTCACAAGGTGGTTAAAATGtcagtaaagaaaagaaactgtaaCAACATAATTCAGATGTTATGAGGCTGCACACTGTATCCACATTGCATATTATATCTATTGTATCTATATTTGTTTCTAATGTGAACAGTTATATCATCTTTACCTTATGTCTCGTCTTGATAGAGCGTATCCGATGATAATGTGTAGTTTTTCCACTGATGTGAGTGGCCGATCCAGTGTCGGACCCTCTCCAACCAAAATGTCCTCATCCTCTGTAATGTTCTCTGGCTGGTAATGatgacaacaaaaagaacaatttagcACCAAACGTACATAATGAgccaacacaaaaataatgattGAGAGATGAATACTAAAGCAAGATTAGTGCTGACCTCCTCAAGAATTACAGAAGCTTTTCTGTTTCCACCTCCGAGCTTTTTCTTGTGCTTCCTCAGAATTTTCTAttcaaaaaagccataataaTTAGAGGTTAGACGATAAGATGTTTGACATTGAAGTTGATTAGTGTATACAGCAGCAGAAACATGTTACCTGATCCAGTCCCACCAGGCTGCTCAGTCTCCTGCCCTGCCTTTGAGGCAGATTACGCAAAATGGTGCTTGACGCTTGAGATATCGCGTCCATAGATTTTGGTTCCGGCATGTCCTCCATGAAACGCAGTATAATCCACCATACAGTCAGACATGCCTAGAGGACAAATTAGAGGATACATTGGGACTGAGCTTTGGcaaaagatgaataaatatgGCAGTAAGAGAGCTGGCTCGCTTTCCTCTTTGACCACTCACCAGTATGTCGCCCTCGTCATCGTGGGGCAAAAGAGGCTGCCTGATTCTCTGGTTgaagtgtgtgtggctgtggtTGCTCTGGAAGTTAAGGATGCTGAACTTGTAGAATGAAAACTCATCACTGCCGTCATCAAACTCGTCGTCTTCGTCCTCTTCCAGCGATGGGGTGGGGGTTGTTGAGATTGAGGCTGGAGCGATGATTTCCAGCTCTGAGAACTCAACAGAGGTTTCCTTCACTGGCTCTGGCACGTTCCTCCTCTGCTTAACAGTCACAATGCAAGCAGTCAGTAAtcgattaattaattaaacaattGTGATAAAATGCATAACATGTATTAATGTCACATTACCAGATTACACAACTGAAATATCTGCTAACCTGAAAATTATCGGATTCAGGTAATTTCAGTTCTACCATTTCCACAGGAGGCGTGAGATCATGCATGCTCTCCTCTGAATCGTGTTCAACGATTCGCTCAGGCTCCTCATAAGCTGGCTCTGAACGGACGATAAACTTCAGACGCTGCTCAAGCTCCAGAACAATCTGctcttgtttctctttctccaggAGTAAAAGggaggcctgtgtgtgtgtgtgtgtgtgtgtgtgtgtggggggNNNNNNNNNNAGAGGGGTTGAAAAGGTGTCTGAATGTAAGACACCTATTTCTTGACAGTCATTATGTTATTTCTTGTTACAAGGCTTTAGCTCTTACATCAGCCCTCATCTTTTGAGCTCTTCTTCTGGCCAGGAGTCCTCTGCTGCACGCCTGCAGCAGTATGACCGCCTCTCTCTTCTGCTTCCAGTCTTTCCTGGCCTTGTAGCCACGGACCTAAAGTTGATCAGcagttatttattataatattaaggttcattcatgtttttgagTTGCAAATGGCTCTAACGAGGGAATACGTTTAGCTGCGCTGTAATAGTATTAAAAATAGGATTgaaattcaaaatacatttaccaTGTAAAAACTAGTAGTAAAATCAATTTGCCCATAAATGCATTAAATCTGTGTGCaatgcattttattaaaatCCCATTAATtggatttaattatttaatctcaaatatataaatacatgtatatgtactgtatgtatatacacagtacatgcCTGGCTTTGTATGGTGAGAGCTGCTGCTCGCTGGCTTTGGTACTGGAACTGCAGCTTCCGACTGCGGATCTTTGATGCCAGCCGCTCAAACCCTTGCTGGAGCTGGGTGGGGCAAGAATAGAAACACAGGACAAGGTCACTGGACTTGAGATAAGTTATAGCAAACATCAAAGAGTGCATGATGTTGGCTGCAAGATCTGAGTTCTATTAAAGCTTTTTAAGCATCATACCTTTCTTTGCAGTTTCTCCTGTCTGTAAGCTCTCCAGTTCTTCTGCAACACCACAGCTGCCCTCCGCTTCCTCAGGAAAGACTTTCTGCAAAAAGAGGAAAcgtaaacaacaaaacaaaaaaacacatttctcatcCCCCACACAAGTCTTTTTCTATAACACCCTATTTGATCTGGTAGCACATACGTATATCAATAAAAGAACACTGTAACAATCTGTAACTACAGTATAGTAATACACAGACCTGTTGAGATAAACAAAGGTAATGTATAAAAACATGTGATTCATTCAATTTTCTAAATTCATCATCTCTATGTCATTTCCCCTTTTACTTTTCTCAGAAGCTGCACCTGTCTTTGTGTCCCAGCATGACCCTCTGGATCACCAGAGCTATCCTGCTGAGTTTTTGTTCCCTTAGTCGTTCCAGGACGGCATCATGGGCATCCTGaagtaaagtgaaaaaagacacatttgtaCTTTCTGATTTGTCCAGAAAATCCTTCCAATCAGATTCCATAACGTTTATGTCATCCAAATCTTTATGAAAAAGCAACTATATTGAATCAAATGCAGCATACAGTTATGACAGAACAATGCGCAAATATAGGAGAGACATTAATGTCAACAGACAGATTCTACTTTGTAATACCGATACTACTTTACCagttaatattgtttttgtttatctgcACAATTTTCTGCTGTGTTcgcaaaaatcaagaaaagctGTGCTACAAGAATGTTCAAATTATAAGTTTTCTTCACCCTAAGGAAGATCTTGGTCCTGCCTATTTTCCACTCATCCGCTCCTTCGATTACTGTCTGGCAGATGGCTTCACAACAGGCTGCAGCTGTCTCCTGCAGAGACAATAAAGATGCCGAAGAGACACTAATGACAACCCAAATTCCTTTGGGGGGAAAATGGTAAAGAAGTAAACCTTCTTTGTGACCAATGTACAGTGTTGTACTGAGTGACATTTGCAATAAGGTTATAGAATTCCCACATGTGAGTAGGATTTTACATATCATTGTCAACAGAACTACATCAAGACTAACAGTTTTGGGGTCACAGACGGTCGTTGTCAGAAGCACCCTGTAGCGCTTCAGAAATTCCGCAAAGGTGTGGCGAATTGGGTATCCCAGCTTCCGGATACGGATTGTGTCCATCATGCCGGAGTATCTCAGCTGACGCATACACAGCTCTCTGTCAAAAGTCTAGAGGAGAGGACATTAAAGTGGTTGTAA
The window above is part of the Etheostoma cragini isolate CJK2018 chromosome 12, CSU_Ecrag_1.0, whole genome shotgun sequence genome. Proteins encoded here:
- the LOC117954730 gene encoding unconventional myosin-VIIb-like isoform X1 — its product is MLRKGEWVWVDSDIGVPIGARVKVTSSGERLLVDDDGKKHRLSQEQEASLRIMHPTSVEGVDDMIKLGDMTEAGLLRNLLLRHKQGIIYTYTGSVLVAVNPYQDFPLYSVDQVGLYHGRKLGELPPHIFAIAEACYCNMMRHLRNQCCIISGESGAGKTESTKLILQYLAAVSGELSTQQIEQQILESNPILEAFGNAKTIRNDNSSRFGKYLEIFFSKDGAIEGARVEQYLLEKSRVCHQALEERNYHIFYCMLAGVTAEEKKILSLGEAVEYTFLSKGGHTVNEGRDDAKDFKRICSGMKILTFSESQCQEILKLLAAILHLGNVCFQANTQNNLETSDVSKSEHFSIAASILEVKKSSLATSLTHRSFMTNRERVTKPLSSEQASNCRDAFVKAIYNKLFIWIVEKINSVIYKRLTKNPKSFLSIGLLDIFGFENFHTNSFEQLCINFANEKLQQFFVGHIFKLEQKEYLKEDIVWNTIKFSDNQNILDILAMKPCNLLALIDEESHFPKGSDYTMLNKMNALHRRNKTYIASKNEYDTDFGIRHFAGVVYYDSRGFLEKNRDAVSFDIIKMVEMSTNKLLRQIFESELSTNGLKISNNKKVIITPRSSLRAQTDNRKQMPTLSGQFRQSLDSLMKALSACQPFFIRCFKPNNEKQSKTFDRELCMRQLRYSGMMDTIRIRKLGYPIRHTFAEFLKRYRVLLTTTVCDPKTETAAACCEAICQTVIEGADEWKIGRTKIFLRDAHDAVLERLREQKLSRIALVIQRVMLGHKDRKSFLRKRRAAVVLQKNWRAYRQEKLQRKLQQGFERLASKIRSRKLQFQYQSQRAAALTIQSQVRGYKARKDWKQKREAVILLQACSRGLLARRRAQKMRADASLLLLEKEKQEQIVLELEQRLKFIVRSEPAYEEPERIVEHDSEESMHDLTPPVEMVELKLPESDNFQQRRNVPEPVKETSVEFSELEIIAPASISTTPTPSLEEDEDDEFDDGSDEFSFYKFSILNFQSNHSHTHFNQRIRQPLLPHDDEGDILACLTVWWIILRFMEDMPEPKSMDAISQASSTILRNLPQRQGRRLSSLVGLDQKILRKHKKKLGGGNRKASVILEEPENITEDEDILVGEGPTLDRPLTSVEKLHIIIGYALSRRDIRDEIYCQICKQLVNNKKRRSRMQGWILLSICLGIFPPTDFFMKYLENFIRRERSGYGEYCAERLCRTIANGERKELPCWLEQQAAKSKEPINVSVTLLDGRDISVHLDSASTSAEVCQAVADKIDLRDIYGFSLYISLYEKMWSLGSCGKHVLDAVSQCEQEMRRQGKEDKDAPWQLSIRKELFTPWHDCSVDPISTDLIYRQVIKGIKSGEYISDKEDDYVQLAAKHYYIQFGSAYNKDNVQTVVEECIATTLIENKSMTTWIQLISEAHLKGPYVNGKQKTDSVKGELVNSAQHMWPLHFSKFYEATMMSGPPLPKSRFVVAVNWNGIVFMDGRDKRLLELSYLEVKDMRMISDSHFSAQSVSLATVKGEFVLMSEEAVDMAAVIEKNLEGLRQRSVYALAQHDASEPDDPTFLVCKRGDLLLIEKDEESSSDKNLIKATNSQTSATGVVHRNIVQFLPTLEKPTSDLLELISPGQRKLSVVQNIPQRNETVAPVSLKEFALENFRTPGPVGRHGASKGVSREKLWACSREPLKQPLMRNLVRNSDLSNLSCNAFTAILKYMGDYPIKHARSPLELTDQIFGPATQHEALQDEIYCQIMRQMTNNNNRLSVERGWQLMWLCTGLFPPSPDLMRHTLSFLQSRRREQLASDCLQRLHAMRSKKPRTLPSHLAEVDAIQQNSTQIFHKVHFPNDTSDILEVKSTTTIKDLCCSIASKLKLSSADGYGLYLKTANKVTSLEEQKYFFDSLRQTSEVPKKGKRAKEGNQANVPYLVIFKRKLWFNVSPGKDLVADITFHFPQELPRYLRGYHNCTKEEMINLGGLLFRAKVDSDRSQFVMIPRMLKELVPADQLKIMSPEEWKKHIISAYNKQSGSTLQEAKVAFLKGISGWPTFGCAFFEVKQTCEPSYPNTVLIIISKQGVSLSDPTTKELLVMHPFSRITDYRSVDGYFEMTIGTLVRGNIFVCETPQADTIEDLLRSYVTMYERQTKVFQTRNTMFS
- the LOC117954730 gene encoding unconventional myosin-VIIb-like isoform X2, encoding MLRKGEWVWVDSDIGVPIGARVKVTSSGERLLVDDDGKKHRLSQEQEASLRIMHPTSVEGVDDMIKLGDMTEAGLLRNLLLRHKQGIIYTYTGSVLVAVNPYQDFPLYSVDQVGLYHGRKLGELPPHIFAIAEACYCNMMRHLRNQCCIISGESGAGKTESTKLILQYLAAVSGELSTQQIEQQILESNPILEAFGNAKTIRNDNSSRFGKYLEIFFSKDGAIEGARVEQYLLEKSRVCHQALEERNYHIFYCMLAGVTAEEKKILSLGEAVEYTFLSKGGHTVNEGRDDAKDFKRICSGMKILTFSESQCQEILKLLAAILHLGNVCFQANTQNNLETSDVSKSEHFSIAASILEVKKSSLATSLTHRSFMTNRERVTKPLSSEQASNCRDAFVKAIYNKLFIWIVEKINSVIYKRLTKNPKSFLSIGLLDIFGFENFHTNSFEQLCINFANEKLQQFFVGHIFKLEQKEYLKEDIVWNTIKFSDNQNILDILAMKPCNLLALIDEESHFPKGSDYTMLNKMNALHRRNKTYIASKNEYDTDFGIRHFAGVVYYDSRGFLEKNRDAVSFDIIKMVEMSTNKLLRQIFESELSTNGLKISNNKKVIITPRSSLRAQTDNRKQMPTLSGQFRQSLDSLMKALSACQPFFIRCFKPNNEKQSKTFDRELCMRQLRYSGMMDTIRIRKLGYPIRHTFAEFLKRYRVLLTTTVCDPKTETAAACCEAICQTVIEGADEWKIGRTKIFLRDAHDAVLERLREQKLSRIALVIQRVMLGHKDRKSFLRKRRAAVVLQKNWRAYRQEKLQRKLQQGFERLASKIRSRKLQFQYQSQRAAALTIQSQVRGYKARKDWKQKREAVILLQACSRGLLARRRAQKMRADASLLLLEKEKQEQIVLELEQRLKFIVRSEPAYEEPERIVEHDSEESMHDLTPPVEMVELKLPESDNFQRRNVPEPVKETSVEFSELEIIAPASISTTPTPSLEEDEDDEFDDGSDEFSFYKFSILNFQSNHSHTHFNQRIRQPLLPHDDEGDILACLTVWWIILRFMEDMPEPKSMDAISQASSTILRNLPQRQGRRLSSLVGLDQKILRKHKKKLGGGNRKASVILEEPENITEDEDILVGEGPTLDRPLTSVEKLHIIIGYALSRRDIRDEIYCQICKQLVNNKKRRSRMQGWILLSICLGIFPPTDFFMKYLENFIRRERSGYGEYCAERLCRTIANGERKELPCWLEQQAAKSKEPINVSVTLLDGRDISVHLDSASTSAEVCQAVADKIDLRDIYGFSLYISLYEKMWSLGSCGKHVLDAVSQCEQEMRRQGKEDKDAPWQLSIRKELFTPWHDCSVDPISTDLIYRQVIKGIKSGEYISDKEDDYVQLAAKHYYIQFGSAYNKDNVQTVVEECIATTLIENKSMTTWIQLISEAHLKGPYVNGKQKTDSVKGELVNSAQHMWPLHFSKFYEATMMSGPPLPKSRFVVAVNWNGIVFMDGRDKRLLELSYLEVKDMRMISDSHFSAQSVSLATVKGEFVLMSEEAVDMAAVIEKNLEGLRQRSVYALAQHDASEPDDPTFLVCKRGDLLLIEKDEESSSDKNLIKATNSQTSATGVVHRNIVQFLPTLEKPTSDLLELISPGQRKLSVVQNIPQRNETVAPVSLKEFALENFRTPGPVGRHGASKGVSREKLWACSREPLKQPLMRNLVRNSDLSNLSCNAFTAILKYMGDYPIKHARSPLELTDQIFGPATQHEALQDEIYCQIMRQMTNNNNRLSVERGWQLMWLCTGLFPPSPDLMRHTLSFLQSRRREQLASDCLQRLHAMRSKKPRTLPSHLAEVDAIQQNSTQIFHKVHFPNDTSDILEVKSTTTIKDLCCSIASKLKLSSADGYGLYLKTANKVTSLEEQKYFFDSLRQTSEVPKKGKRAKEGNQANVPYLVIFKRKLWFNVSPGKDLVADITFHFPQELPRYLRGYHNCTKEEMINLGGLLFRAKVDSDRSQFVMIPRMLKELVPADQLKIMSPEEWKKHIISAYNKQSGSTLQEAKVAFLKGISGWPTFGCAFFEVKQTCEPSYPNTVLIIISKQGVSLSDPTTKELLVMHPFSRITDYRSVDGYFEMTIGTLVRGNIFVCETPQADTIEDLLRSYVTMYERQTKVFQTRNTMFS